The proteins below are encoded in one region of Methanosarcina barkeri 3:
- a CDS encoding molybdopterin synthase, whose amino-acid sequence MKVISVVGYKESGNESVVSALVRNLSGFGTVGTIKYMEGQLLNPAEINAGRHFDAGADTVIEITGTEATGTEVVSFSRDLNLEDALDLLCDQGLDFAVVEGFKESNLPKIVIGDLKSVSNVVFRLPADIDMHEELTATLVGIAIAQPDRYTLEALIKKARKNPAIRKAGAIGTFSGIVRELAGNERTSKLEFEKYEPEASKSLDRIRDELKQKEGILEVLIHHKTGVIKAGEDIVYIVIASAHRTELFPALSEAIERIKAEAPIWKKEFTEEEEFWVHDREHPEN is encoded by the coding sequence ATGAAAGTCATTTCAGTTGTCGGGTATAAAGAATCGGGTAATGAATCCGTAGTCTCAGCTCTTGTCCGGAATCTTTCCGGTTTTGGAACCGTAGGCACGATAAAGTACATGGAGGGACAGCTCCTCAATCCGGCAGAAATCAATGCAGGCAGACACTTTGATGCCGGGGCTGACACAGTAATAGAAATAACGGGCACAGAAGCAACAGGTACTGAGGTTGTCAGCTTTTCCAGAGACCTGAACCTTGAAGACGCGCTTGACCTGCTTTGTGACCAGGGTCTCGATTTTGCCGTGGTAGAGGGATTCAAGGAAAGCAATCTTCCGAAAATTGTAATCGGCGACCTCAAAAGTGTTTCCAACGTCGTTTTCAGGCTGCCGGCAGACATCGATATGCACGAGGAGCTTACAGCCACCCTTGTAGGAATAGCCATAGCCCAGCCTGACAGGTACACCCTGGAAGCCCTGATAAAGAAAGCCAGAAAAAACCCTGCCATCCGAAAAGCAGGCGCAATCGGAACCTTTTCCGGCATTGTCCGCGAGCTGGCCGGAAACGAAAGAACTTCAAAGCTTGAATTCGAAAAATACGAACCGGAAGCTTCAAAATCTCTTGACCGGATTCGGGACGAACTTAAACAAAAAGAAGGCATCCTTGAAGTTCTGATCCACCACAAAACAGGCGTTATCAAAGCCGGAGAAGACATAGTATACATCGTTATCGCATCCGCTCACAGGACAGAGCTTTTCCCCGCTCTCAGCGAAGCCATAGAACGCATTAAAGCTGAAGCTCCCATCTGGAAGAAGGAATTCACGGAAGAAGAAGAATTCTGGGTCCACGACAGAGAACATCCTGAAAATTAA
- a CDS encoding molybdenum cofactor guanylyltransferase: protein MGEKTEPNRKQKKFRSAIVLAGGRGRRMGSVEKALLEFEGKTILERLLESLFRVVDEVIISFRDKNQEEKFRPVLEKFPAHEIRFCFDTLEDAGPLEGIRAGLLESRGEYSFVCAGDMPFVDSRVVNLLFEKASGHDAAIPKWEDGKFEPLHAVYSKKMISEIERAFEKGKRSVLTPVFEMKDVVFVEVSEIRKIDPELRSFANINTIDEMKRIIGLSSKKENSQ, encoded by the coding sequence ATGGGCGAAAAAACAGAACCAAATCGAAAACAAAAGAAATTCAGAAGCGCTATCGTGCTGGCCGGCGGCAGAGGCAGGCGGATGGGCTCGGTCGAAAAAGCCCTTCTCGAATTTGAAGGAAAAACAATTCTTGAGCGCCTGCTGGAAAGCCTTTTTCGGGTTGTGGATGAGGTTATTATCTCGTTTCGGGACAAAAATCAGGAAGAAAAGTTCAGGCCGGTGCTTGAAAAGTTCCCTGCCCATGAAATCCGTTTCTGTTTTGATACTCTGGAAGACGCCGGCCCACTTGAAGGCATCCGGGCAGGGCTGCTTGAATCCAGGGGGGAATATTCTTTTGTCTGTGCAGGGGATATGCCTTTTGTAGATTCCAGGGTTGTAAACCTGCTTTTTGAGAAAGCGAGTGGGCATGATGCTGCCATTCCGAAATGGGAAGATGGAAAGTTTGAACCTTTGCATGCGGTTTATTCAAAAAAAATGATTTCTGAAATTGAAAGAGCGTTTGAGAAAGGAAAACGTTCAGTACTTACACCGGTTTTTGAAATGAAGGATGTTGTTTTTGTTGAGGTTTCGGAAATTCGGAAGATTGATCCTGAATTGAGGAGTTTTGCTAACATAAACACGATTGATGAGATGAAACGTATTATAGGGCTTTCGAGCAAAAAAGAAAACTCACAATAA
- a CDS encoding PASTA domain-containing protein gives MEVKLEQRLTELRAEYESGQRILEDIELKITELENRKKSLSETLLRISGAIDLLEEVLEEKEGVKEPETTVGTRTITGSVEVPNVIKQPLEKAVKILEESGLIAGDIVEQKSVLPVGVMAGDIIRQDPKPGTKSPAGSSVKLVVAVKGKFLPHDRNSLCGAFSDRS, from the coding sequence ATGGAAGTAAAACTTGAACAGCGTTTAACTGAACTCAGGGCAGAATACGAATCAGGGCAGAGAATTCTTGAAGACATCGAGTTAAAGATTACTGAGCTTGAAAACCGGAAAAAGAGCCTGAGTGAGACCCTTCTTCGAATTAGCGGGGCAATTGACTTGCTCGAAGAAGTGCTGGAAGAAAAAGAAGGTGTGAAGGAGCCAGAAACTACTGTAGGGACAAGGACTATCACAGGAAGCGTGGAAGTTCCTAATGTCATAAAACAGCCCCTTGAGAAAGCCGTTAAAATTCTGGAAGAATCCGGGCTTATAGCAGGAGACATTGTCGAGCAAAAGTCAGTTTTACCCGTCGGGGTTATGGCTGGAGATATTATCCGACAAGATCCAAAACCAGGTACGAAGTCACCTGCCGGATCATCCGTAAAACTTGTAGTTGCGGTAAAAGGCAAGTTTCTGCCACATGATAGAAACTCGCTGTGCGGCGCTTTTTCCGACCGCAGCTGA
- the radC gene encoding DNA repair protein RadC, whose product MEINKVRIQDIPKEERPRERLIRNGPESLSNAELLGIILRTGSREENVVNLCSRILTEYSIKQLSLANVSRLMQVHGVGKAKAAQIAAVFELARRLETFVEEPKRKVCSPKDVYILMYPKMREQKKEKFITLCLDTKNQILKEEVISIGSLNASIVHPREVFKSALMESSASVIMVHNHPSGDPSPSREDIMVTEKMVEGGKLLGIDVLDHIIIGEGRYVSLKDEGFVR is encoded by the coding sequence ATGGAAATAAATAAGGTCAGAATTCAGGACATTCCTAAAGAGGAACGTCCAAGAGAGAGGCTTATCCGAAACGGGCCGGAATCACTTTCAAACGCGGAACTGCTTGGAATTATCCTCAGGACGGGATCAAGGGAAGAAAATGTTGTAAATCTGTGCAGCCGGATATTAACAGAATACAGTATCAAGCAACTCAGTCTTGCAAATGTTTCAAGGCTTATGCAGGTTCATGGGGTAGGAAAAGCAAAAGCTGCCCAGATAGCTGCGGTTTTCGAGCTTGCCCGCCGGCTCGAGACTTTTGTGGAAGAGCCTAAAAGAAAAGTTTGCTCGCCAAAGGATGTGTACATACTCATGTATCCTAAGATGCGCGAACAGAAAAAAGAAAAATTTATAACACTTTGCCTTGATACAAAAAATCAAATCCTCAAAGAAGAAGTCATATCCATCGGTAGCTTAAATGCGAGCATTGTTCATCCGCGTGAGGTCTTCAAGTCCGCACTTATGGAATCATCAGCGTCAGTAATTATGGTCCATAATCATCCTTCAGGGGATCCAAGCCCGAGTCGAGAAGACATAATGGTCACTGAGAAAATGGTAGAAGGAGGAAAACTCCTTGGAATTGACGTGCTTGATCATATCATTATCGGAGAAGGCAGATATGTGAGCCTTAAAGACGAGGGCTTTGTAAGATGA
- a CDS encoding pirin family protein, with the protein MIRIIPAEERYYSDKGWVKSFFLFSYSDYYNPENLRFGELSAFNEFIIEPDKGFSFHPHAEMEITTIVLEGELTHQDNIGNRGTLRNEDVQCITTGTGIEHSEFNRGKKSLRLYQIWISPYRSHLEPAYSKKRFEASNWKNRLLPLASGQGFEDVLKINADATIYRTCLEKEHILHFDLKEGRLVFIYISAGELSVNGQKLGQGDQARLNQEESLHLDTTSSAEFVLIDIPASREKFVK; encoded by the coding sequence GTGATCAGGATTATTCCGGCAGAAGAAAGGTACTACTCCGATAAGGGCTGGGTTAAAAGTTTCTTCCTTTTCTCTTATTCGGATTATTATAATCCGGAAAATCTCCGTTTCGGGGAGCTTAGCGCTTTTAATGAGTTTATCATTGAGCCAGACAAAGGATTTTCATTTCATCCGCATGCTGAAATGGAGATAACAACGATAGTGCTTGAAGGAGAACTTACTCATCAGGACAACATAGGAAATAGGGGTACTCTGAGGAATGAAGATGTGCAATGTATTACAACAGGCACGGGTATAGAACATTCGGAATTTAATAGGGGAAAGAAATCCCTTCGTTTATACCAGATCTGGATTTCTCCGTACAGAAGCCATCTGGAGCCTGCATACTCTAAAAAGAGATTCGAAGCTTCAAACTGGAAAAACCGATTACTTCCTCTAGCTTCAGGACAGGGTTTTGAGGATGTCCTGAAGATTAATGCAGACGCAACCATTTACCGTACCTGCCTCGAAAAAGAGCATATCCTCCACTTTGATTTAAAAGAAGGTAGACTTGTTTTTATATACATCTCGGCTGGTGAACTCTCTGTCAATGGACAAAAACTCGGGCAGGGAGATCAGGCCCGTCTTAATCAGGAAGAAAGCCTTCACCTGGATACGACTTCTTCTGCAGAATTCGTGCTGATCGATATACCTGCAAGCCGTGAGAAATTTGTGAAATAA
- a CDS encoding PGF-pre-PGF domain-containing protein yields MKNRFIALLLSIFIFITGSGIGAAADIIVHNGESIQSAVDNATHGDSIIVEPGTYYENVTLSTYDLVIMSQSGNPDDTIIQGDGFFLTGDAQEITIKGFTLKGTGTSYGVNLAQFSNCLIEKNKIMNYSTGIDTNLYSTFTINDNEISNCQSGVFVGECYYDAVVKNNRISNCGTGVVVGDLGDSKIENNTIRENDQGIALMYEGRSDIAGNTISFNKKCGIYDKADTGSKIYNNYFNNTVNVIFDSYHDNPNTWNTTSTTEKNIIGGPYVAGNYWAKPDGTGFSQTHYDVNGDGIAEETVKLSEGEIDYAALATSENSTPEQPPGATNSTVTPSENVTSPSEEITDNNSTNSDGSSDGSSDGSSDDNSDDSSDNSDDGSDGNSGESSHSSGGSSGGAGGSPEPQTNVQVKELSQAQVINGKTVMFDFTKNATCVVYISFDAKKTAGKITAIAEQLKGKSTLTSALNSGEVYKYFNLWVGNSGFATEKNIENPELCFKVEKSWLQDKKIDQTSVTLNIYNDKKWSQLPVKLLKEDNQYLYFTAQPPTFSFFAIAGKATQKGAVNETQAKSDTENLSNNTGNNTGNATTGVEQTSEQKESKGIPGFEMIYGIIGLTGVYLYRRKR; encoded by the coding sequence ATGAAAAATCGATTTATTGCATTATTGTTATCAATTTTTATATTTATAACAGGATCGGGAATAGGTGCTGCAGCTGACATAATAGTACACAACGGAGAATCCATACAATCAGCTGTGGATAACGCAACACATGGAGATTCTATAATTGTAGAACCTGGTACTTATTATGAGAATGTCACTCTCAGTACATATGATCTGGTTATTATGTCCCAGTCAGGTAATCCTGACGACACGATAATTCAAGGAGATGGCTTTTTCCTCACAGGTGATGCACAGGAGATAACTATTAAAGGTTTTACCCTAAAAGGTACTGGTACATCTTATGGGGTGAATCTCGCTCAGTTCTCTAACTGCTTAATTGAAAAAAACAAAATTATGAATTATAGTACAGGCATTGACACAAATCTGTACTCTACTTTTACTATAAACGATAATGAAATTTCAAATTGTCAATCAGGAGTCTTTGTTGGAGAATGTTATTACGATGCTGTTGTCAAAAACAACAGGATTTCAAACTGTGGAACAGGAGTTGTTGTGGGAGATTTAGGTGACTCCAAAATTGAGAATAACACAATTAGAGAAAATGACCAGGGTATAGCCCTCATGTACGAAGGTCGTTCTGATATTGCCGGCAACACTATAAGTTTTAACAAAAAATGCGGAATTTACGATAAAGCAGACACTGGTAGTAAAATCTACAACAACTATTTCAATAACACAGTAAATGTAATTTTCGATAGCTATCACGATAACCCTAACACCTGGAACACTACCAGCACAACAGAAAAAAACATTATAGGCGGTCCCTATGTTGCAGGAAACTATTGGGCTAAACCTGATGGAACAGGCTTTTCCCAAACACATTATGACGTAAACGGAGACGGTATAGCAGAAGAAACAGTCAAACTCAGTGAAGGCGAAATCGACTATGCAGCTCTTGCAACGTCAGAGAATTCGACACCTGAGCAACCTCCAGGAGCAACTAATTCAACAGTCACGCCTTCCGAAAACGTCACATCTCCTTCAGAGGAAATTACAGACAATAATAGCACCAATTCTGACGGCAGTTCAGATGGCAGTTCAGATGGCAGTTCGGATGACAATTCAGATGACAGTTCCGATAACTCTGATGACGGTTCAGATGGCAATTCTGGTGAAAGCAGCCACAGCAGCGGAGGTAGCAGTGGTGGGGCAGGCGGTTCCCCAGAACCTCAAACTAACGTTCAGGTCAAGGAACTTTCACAGGCACAGGTTATTAACGGAAAAACTGTAATGTTTGATTTTACAAAGAATGCAACCTGTGTTGTGTATATCAGCTTTGATGCAAAGAAGACCGCAGGTAAGATTACAGCCATTGCCGAACAGCTTAAAGGAAAATCCACTCTGACTTCAGCACTGAACTCGGGTGAGGTATATAAGTACTTCAACCTCTGGGTCGGAAACAGTGGATTTGCAACCGAAAAGAACATCGAAAACCCTGAACTATGCTTCAAGGTCGAAAAGTCCTGGCTGCAGGATAAAAAAATTGACCAGACCTCAGTCACACTCAACATCTACAACGATAAAAAATGGTCGCAGCTGCCTGTAAAACTGTTAAAAGAAGACAACCAATACCTGTACTTCACGGCACAGCCCCCGACGTTCTCATTCTTTGCAATAGCAGGCAAAGCAACACAAAAGGGAGCCGTAAATGAAACACAGGCTAAATCTGATACTGAAAACCTCAGTAATAATACCGGAAACAATACCGGAAACGCAACAACAGGTGTTGAGCAAACTTCCGAGCAAAAAGAAAGTAAAGGTATTCCGGGCTTCGAAATGATTTACGGAATAATCGGGCTTACTGGAGTGTACCTGTATAGAAGAAAGCGATAA
- a CDS encoding DUF523 domain-containing protein, translating into MKKLENYKCSQVSEKPAASGETEEVLVIGHCLLNPLARVKGVKPVQPIDTQGANVIQLPCPEAMFFGMRRREITKDQLDHPAYRRFCREIFTHFADLLEDLAASGVKIKILGVPKSPSCGVEITSVGGEPGKVKEFHHKHAPGPGVFMEEIIKELKKRNVKFEIEDAGK; encoded by the coding sequence ATGAAAAAGCTGGAAAATTACAAATGTTCTCAGGTTTCGGAAAAACCAGCTGCCAGCGGCGAAACCGAAGAAGTCCTGGTCATAGGCCACTGTTTGCTCAATCCTCTTGCAAGAGTAAAAGGAGTAAAACCAGTCCAGCCTATCGATACGCAAGGCGCGAACGTTATCCAGCTCCCCTGCCCGGAAGCGATGTTTTTTGGCATGAGGCGAAGGGAAATTACTAAAGACCAGCTTGACCATCCTGCCTACAGGCGCTTTTGCAGAGAAATCTTTACCCATTTTGCAGACCTGCTCGAAGACCTTGCAGCCAGCGGCGTAAAAATAAAAATTCTCGGCGTTCCTAAAAGCCCTTCCTGCGGTGTGGAAATTACAAGCGTTGGCGGAGAGCCAGGCAAGGTAAAAGAGTTTCACCACAAGCATGCACCGGGACCTGGGGTGTTTATGGAAGAGATTATAAAAGAGCTTAAGAAAAGGAATGTAAAGTTTGAGATCGAGGATGCGGGGAAGTAA
- a CDS encoding TIGR00269 family protein: MTIKCKKCNHEAVIFQKYSGMHLCKKHFVEDVERKIKLTIRKEYSIRKNDVIAVALSGGKDSSVALYIVHKILGNRPDIEIVAISVDEGINGYRPHSLEVAKSLTKILGVRHIIKSFKEVHGVTMDELAATDREKGACSYCGVLRKNILNRTALEIGATKLVTGHNLDDEAQTILLNHLRGDVERLVRLAPPAAIEGLVLRAKPLRNIPEKEVALYAIINSLPVDFSECPYAGEALRGEIRELLNNFEAKHPGTKYSLLRGFDKLAGALIKEMPPAKIGKCRICGETCTEDVCQTCKLLGRA, from the coding sequence ATGACAATCAAATGTAAAAAATGCAATCATGAAGCCGTCATTTTTCAGAAATATTCCGGAATGCACCTTTGCAAGAAACATTTTGTAGAAGATGTCGAGAGAAAAATCAAACTGACAATAAGAAAAGAGTATAGCATCCGCAAAAATGATGTGATAGCTGTTGCTCTAAGCGGCGGTAAGGACAGCTCGGTTGCCCTATATATAGTGCACAAAATTCTTGGGAACAGACCGGATATTGAAATCGTTGCAATTTCAGTGGACGAGGGAATAAACGGATACCGTCCCCATTCCCTCGAGGTTGCAAAAAGCCTCACAAAGATACTTGGGGTGAGGCATATCATAAAGTCCTTCAAAGAAGTACACGGAGTAACTATGGACGAGTTGGCTGCAACGGACCGGGAAAAAGGTGCATGTAGCTACTGCGGCGTTCTCAGGAAGAATATTCTTAATAGAACTGCACTTGAAATTGGAGCAACAAAACTTGTTACAGGACATAACCTGGATGATGAAGCCCAGACAATTCTTCTCAATCACTTAAGGGGAGATGTGGAACGCTTGGTCAGACTCGCTCCGCCTGCAGCTATTGAAGGCCTGGTCTTACGAGCAAAACCTCTAAGGAATATCCCTGAAAAAGAAGTAGCACTCTATGCCATTATAAACTCCCTTCCTGTGGACTTCAGTGAATGTCCATATGCAGGAGAAGCCCTCCGAGGAGAGATAAGGGAACTTCTGAACAACTTTGAGGCAAAGCACCCTGGAACCAAATATTCCCTGCTCAGGGGCTTTGACAAGCTTGCAGGCGCACTTATTAAGGAAATGCCGCCCGCAAAAATCGGGAAATGCAGGATTTGCGGGGAGACCTGCACTGAAGATGTATGCCAGACCTGCAAATTGCTTGGCCGAGCTTAA
- a CDS encoding tetratricopeptide repeat protein → MALWHKNDRKLGKYLRSALLVSNNSPLSPAAFSGFRAVIKGIEKEKTTGVENVFSNKRDQDAPEEDAGQEESTAFSYNAETKKLVFYGKSYEILPLFLAVRDVYASLPFFEELQACAERLEKNPQDATALFQTAVLMYKARRFETALQLTAKTLKIIPEDHRVWYNRGVILAEMGRLEEALAAYDRTIELEPAFEIAWDNKGVVLLRLGRFEEALHTYEEILHKYPEYAEAWAGKGSVLLALGREEEALEAYSSALRIRPEYLEALTSTGSLLSRLDRYEEALKIYNKALHLSPKEPRLWTAMGFVLSEVGKQEEALENCNRALELQPGFVPALEIKVKILSEIRRQKAKSSQ, encoded by the coding sequence ATGGCTTTATGGCATAAAAACGATAGAAAACTCGGGAAATATCTCAGATCTGCGCTTTTAGTCTCTAATAACTCTCCTCTTTCTCCAGCAGCCTTTTCCGGGTTTAGAGCTGTGATTAAAGGAATAGAGAAAGAGAAAACAACAGGAGTAGAAAACGTTTTCAGTAACAAAAGGGACCAGGATGCACCAGAAGAAGATGCAGGTCAAGAGGAATCAACCGCCTTTTCATATAATGCGGAAACAAAAAAACTTGTATTTTATGGGAAAAGCTATGAAATTTTGCCTCTTTTCCTGGCTGTAAGAGACGTTTATGCTTCCCTGCCTTTTTTCGAAGAGCTTCAGGCCTGTGCTGAACGGCTTGAAAAAAATCCACAGGATGCTACAGCCCTTTTTCAAACTGCTGTGCTTATGTATAAGGCCAGACGGTTTGAAACTGCCCTGCAGCTTACTGCAAAAACCTTGAAAATTATTCCTGAAGATCACAGGGTCTGGTATAACCGAGGTGTTATTCTCGCGGAAATGGGCCGGCTTGAAGAAGCACTTGCAGCTTATGACAGGACAATTGAACTTGAGCCGGCTTTTGAAATTGCCTGGGATAATAAGGGAGTCGTGCTTTTAAGGCTTGGCAGGTTTGAAGAAGCCCTCCATACCTATGAAGAAATCCTTCATAAGTATCCCGAGTATGCTGAAGCCTGGGCAGGGAAAGGCTCCGTACTTTTGGCCCTCGGCAGAGAAGAAGAAGCTCTTGAAGCTTACAGTTCAGCCCTTCGAATAAGGCCTGAATACCTTGAGGCCCTTACTTCGACCGGAAGTCTGCTTTCCAGACTAGACAGGTACGAGGAAGCCCTGAAGATTTACAATAAGGCGCTTCATCTCTCCCCTAAAGAGCCTCGGCTCTGGACAGCCATGGGTTTTGTTCTTTCGGAAGTAGGTAAGCAGGAGGAAGCACTGGAAAATTGTAATCGAGCTCTGGAGTTGCAACCTGGCTTCGTTCCTGCACTTGAAATAAAGGTAAAAATCCTTTCGGAAATCCGAAGACAGAAGGCCAAATCCTCTCAGTAA
- a CDS encoding tripartite tricarboxylate transporter permease yields MEDVSLIILFLSVLGGYLLGIISGLLPGVHNNNFALALIALAPFLAEKGLSPFYIAVIILSNALSQTFHDVIPSVFLGAPDGDTALMVLPGHRLLLDGAGAEAVRLSALGSAGSVVASLIFVLPFSLFFKAIYPYIEAHMALILILIVFLMLASEKGESVEDSKEKSPFAKYKYKFFALVLFLITGLLGLFAFDRESLMVPVVNFGEPSILLPLLSGLFGSSQLIISLLTSSKIPEESVSALKLSRKRILRGILTGSAAGSLVAWLPGLSSAIAALLTGLAAKVDFDRITLKKKTSEPELGKLKTSLYSDPYASNPSTLESSKEFIVSNSGVNTSNAIFGLVAFVVIGRTRSGAMVAIEDILETNTLDLPILLLFFAAMVLTALFSYFSTIWIGNNAHLFLKKVNYSKLCAGVLIGLAVMVYLFTGLFGFFIFVISTPIGMLSSFMNVRKSHAMGVILLPVILYFL; encoded by the coding sequence GTGGAAGACGTCTCACTAATTATTCTTTTTTTGTCAGTTTTAGGGGGTTACCTGCTTGGAATAATCTCAGGGCTCTTGCCTGGAGTACACAATAATAATTTTGCGCTTGCTCTTATAGCCCTTGCTCCTTTCCTGGCTGAGAAAGGGCTTTCACCTTTTTACATAGCCGTAATTATTCTCTCAAATGCACTATCTCAAACTTTCCATGACGTTATCCCTTCAGTGTTTCTAGGGGCACCGGATGGAGATACCGCACTAATGGTCCTTCCAGGGCACAGGCTTTTACTTGACGGAGCCGGAGCTGAGGCAGTCCGTCTTTCAGCACTCGGAAGTGCAGGCTCGGTAGTTGCTTCCCTTATATTCGTACTTCCATTTTCGCTTTTCTTTAAGGCTATATATCCTTATATTGAAGCGCATATGGCTTTGATTCTCATTTTAATTGTCTTTCTGATGCTTGCAAGTGAAAAAGGTGAAAGTGTTGAAGATTCAAAGGAGAAAAGTCCGTTTGCAAAATATAAGTACAAATTTTTTGCTCTCGTTTTGTTTTTGATTACAGGCTTGCTTGGGCTCTTCGCTTTTGATAGGGAATCGCTTATGGTTCCGGTTGTTAATTTTGGAGAGCCGTCGATACTCCTGCCGCTTCTGAGCGGGCTTTTCGGATCGTCCCAACTAATAATAAGCCTTCTAACAAGCTCGAAAATTCCGGAAGAGTCCGTATCGGCACTCAAACTTTCTCGAAAAAGAATTCTCAGGGGAATCCTTACAGGCAGTGCGGCAGGCTCACTTGTGGCATGGCTGCCAGGCCTCTCCTCAGCAATTGCAGCACTCCTTACGGGCCTTGCTGCAAAAGTCGACTTTGACAGGATTACACTAAAAAAGAAAACCTCCGAACCCGAGCTCGGAAAGCTAAAAACTTCTCTCTATTCCGACCCTTATGCCAGTAACCCTTCAACGCTTGAGAGCTCGAAGGAATTCATAGTTTCAAACTCAGGAGTAAACACTTCGAACGCAATTTTCGGGCTGGTGGCTTTTGTGGTGATCGGAAGGACACGAAGCGGGGCAATGGTTGCCATAGAAGATATTCTGGAAACAAACACGCTTGATTTACCCATACTTCTACTTTTTTTTGCCGCCATGGTCTTAACTGCGCTGTTTTCCTACTTTTCTACTATCTGGATAGGAAACAACGCGCACCTCTTCCTGAAGAAAGTTAACTATAGCAAACTCTGTGCAGGTGTCCTTATAGGGCTTGCAGTAATGGTTTACCTTTTCACAGGGCTTTTCGGATTTTTCATTTTTGTAATCTCGACTCCAATAGGCATGCTCTCCTCCTTTATGAATGTCAGGAAATCACATGCAATGGGAGTCATCTTACTGCCTGTGATTTTGTACTTTTTGTAA
- a CDS encoding flavodoxin family protein, with product MKVIGINGSPRKEGNTAILIQTVFEELTKEGIETELIQLSGKNIEGCKACWACHKNKNKQCVITDDFFNECFAKMLASDGIILGSPVYSAGVTSQIKALIDRASMVLAGNKGVFKHKVGASVVAARRGGAISAFDTLNNFLYSKEMFLVGSSYWNMAYGNAIGEVEQDQEGINNMKNLGQNMAWILKKIHNS from the coding sequence ATGAAAGTTATAGGTATTAACGGAAGCCCACGAAAAGAAGGCAATACTGCAATCCTGATTCAAACCGTATTTGAGGAATTGACAAAAGAGGGCATCGAAACCGAACTTATTCAACTATCTGGAAAAAACATAGAAGGATGCAAAGCTTGTTGGGCTTGCCATAAAAACAAAAATAAGCAATGTGTCATCACGGATGATTTTTTTAACGAATGTTTTGCAAAAATGCTTGCTTCAGACGGAATTATTCTAGGGTCACCGGTATATTCAGCGGGTGTGACCTCGCAAATAAAGGCCTTAATTGACAGGGCAAGCATGGTACTTGCAGGAAATAAAGGGGTTTTCAAGCACAAAGTAGGAGCCTCAGTTGTAGCTGCTCGCAGAGGCGGTGCTATAAGTGCTTTTGATACCCTGAACAATTTTCTATATAGCAAAGAAATGTTTTTGGTAGGATCGAGTTACTGGAATATGGCTTACGGGAATGCTATCGGAGAAGTAGAACAGGACCAGGAAGGCATTAACAACATGAAAAACCTTGGTCAAAATATGGCATGGATACTGAAAAAAATTCATAATAGTTGA